The following are from one region of the Neurospora crassa OR74A linkage group III, whole genome shotgun sequence genome:
- the crp-10 gene encoding 40S ribosomal protein S3 codes for MAVPGTQISKRRKFVADGVFYAELNEFFQRELAEEGYSGVEVRVTPTVTDIIIRATHTQEVLGEQGRRIRELTSLIQKRFKFPENSVSLYAAKVQNRGLSAVAQCESLRYKLLNGLAVRRACYGVLRFIMESGAKGCEVVVSGKLRAARAKSMKFTDGFMIHSGQPAKDFIDSATRHVLLRQGVLGIKVKIMRGSDPEGKSGPQKSLPDAVTIIEPKEEQPVTQPISQDYGAKAAQVQAAAEAARQEEQAGEEEAAAPAAEE; via the exons ATGGCTGTTCCCGGCACCCAGAT TTCCAAGCGCAGAAAGTTCGTCGCTGATGGCGTTTTCTACGCCGAGCTGAACGAGTTCTTCCAGCGCGAGCTCGCTGAGGAGGGCTACTCCGGTGTCGAGGTCCGCGTTACCCCGACCGTCaccgacatcatcatccgcGCCACCCACACCCAGGAGGTTCTCGGCGAGCAGGGCCGCCGCATCCGTGAGCTCACCTCGCTCATCCAGAAGCGCTTCAAGTTCCCCGAGAACTCTGTCTCCCTCTACGCCGCCAAGGTCCAGAACCGCGGTCTCTCCGCCGTCGCTCAGTGCGAGTCCCTCCGCTACAAGCTTCTCAACGGTCTTGCCGTCCGTCGTGCCTGCTATGGTGTCCTCCGCTTCATCATGGAGTCCGGTGCCAAGGGTTGCGAGGTCGTCGTTTCCGGCAAGCTCCGCGCTGCTCGCGCCAAGTCCATGAAGTTCACCGATGGCTTCATGATCCACTCCGGTCAGCCCGCTAAGGACTTCATCGACTCTGCCACTCGCCACGTTCTCCTTCGCCAGGGTGTCCTCGGTATCAAGGTCAAGATCATGCGCGGCTCTGACCCCGAGGGCAAGTCCGGCCCCCAGAAGTCTCTCCCTGACGCCGTCACCATCATCGAgcccaaggaggagcagcccGTTACCCAGCCCATCAGCCAGGACTACGGCGCTAAGGCCGCTCAGGTCCAGGCTGCCGCTGAGGCTGCCCGCCAGGAGGAGCAGgccggtgaggaggaggccgctGCCCCCGCCGCTGAGGAGTAG